The Aspergillus luchuensis IFO 4308 DNA, chromosome 7, nearly complete sequence genome has a segment encoding these proteins:
- a CDS encoding nitronate monooxygenase (COG:S;~EggNog:ENOG410PJZ7;~InterPro:IPR013785,IPR004136;~PFAM:PF03060,PF00478;~go_function: GO:0003824 - catalytic activity [Evidence IEA];~go_function: GO:0018580 - nitronate monooxygenase activity [Evidence IEA];~go_process: GO:0055114 - oxidation-reduction process [Evidence IEA]), which yields MASPQKIRTTLTDLLKINHPVFLAGMNVAAGPKLAAAVTNAGGLGVIGGVGYTPDMLREQIAELKSFLNDKNAPFGVDLLLPQVGGSARKTNYDYTKGKLNELVDIIIESGAKLFVSAVGVPPKAVVDRLHAAGILYMNMIGHPKHVQKSLDAGADIICAQGGEGGGHTGDVPTTILIPTVAKLVQGKKSPLTGLPVQVVAAGGLYNGNSVAAALMLGASAVWVGTRFILADEAGAPKAHQEAVRTAGFDDTIRTIIFTGRPLRVRNNEYIKNWEENRQDEIKKLTSQGIIPAEHDMENLPDDVDDETLENARPFLMGKVAAVVNEKKPAKAIVDELVDDAAALLQKGNKMLAKL from the exons ATGGCTTCTCCGC AAAAAATCCGTACTACTCTTACTGATCTGCTCAAGATCAATCACCCCGTCTTCCTGGCGGGTATGAACGTGGCCGCCGGCCCTAAGTTGGCCGCTGCGGTCACCAACGCCGGTGGTCTGGGAGTCATTGGAGGTGTCGGATACACCCCCGACATGCTCCGTGAGCAGATTGCAGAGCTCAAGAGCTTCCTGAATGACAAGAACGCTCCCTTTGGTGTTGATCTGCTGCTCCCCCAGGTCGGTGGAAGCGCCCGCAAGACCAA CTACGACTACACCAAGGGCAAGCTCAATGAACTCGTGGATATTATTATCGAAAGCGGCGCTAAGCTCTTCGTCTCTGCCGTCGGTGTGCCCCCCAAAGCTGTCGTGGACAGACTCCATGCTGCCGGCATCCTGTACATGAACATGATCGGTCACCCCAAGCACGTCCAGAAGTCCCTCGATGCTGGCGCGGATATCATTTGTGCTcagggtggtgaaggtggtggtcaCACTGGCGATGTTCCCACTACGATCCTCATTCCTACCGTGGCCAAGCTGGTCCAGGGCAAGAAGAGTCCCTTGACTGGTCTGCCCGTGCAGGTGGTTGCTGCCGGTGGCTTGTACAATGGCAACTCGGTGGCTGCTGCCTTGATGCTTGGCGCATCGGCCGTGTGGGTTGGTACTCGCTTCATCCTGGCTGACGAGGCTGGTGCCCCCAAGGCTCACCAGGAAGCTGTCCGCACCGCTGGCTTTGACGACACAATCCGCACTATTATCTTCACG GGCCGCCCGCTCCGTGTCCGTAACAACGAATACATCAAGAACTGGGAAGAGAACCGCCAAgacgagatcaagaagctcaCTTCCCAGGGTATCATCCCGGCCGAGCACGACATGGAGAACCTTcctgatgatgtcgacgacGAAACCCTTGAGAACGCTCGCCCCTTCCTGATGGGCaaggttgctgctgttgtaaACGAGAAGAAGCCTGCCAAGGCTATTGTTGATGAGcttgtggatgatgctgctgctctgtTGCAGAAGGGCAACAAGATGTTGGCCAAGTTGTAA